In Mytilus trossulus isolate FHL-02 chromosome 6, PNRI_Mtr1.1.1.hap1, whole genome shotgun sequence, a single window of DNA contains:
- the LOC134723527 gene encoding growth hormone secretagogue receptor type 1-like, with translation MNNNTIPNNITLSEWNMEITTSLLPNIIILSVYLVLGICGNVFVLMVYAFQMKKVSDERHFIPILAFFDMIATLYLGVHYIVQCFYQTTFSNNILCKTLVFFVANTTYYSVFILFIIAIQRYMKLCMLQKPSMSILMRRTALFLAILLSALFALPLPFIYGTIKYQSTDYGISGMRCGRLKEGSGVIMTLYSIGFGMYVFVLVTTLIVIYSKILKTVFRNLKEHKSDTTGSTKEIEKTDGDGSRPDIGCKEIEVSIISAKAAKQAMIPETSTDSVGQHVSRSPVANTVESALSGKRRTRNEITRKITIMFFIITTVFVLCYIPKVTILCLEGIYDGFWENLSSSLRPAVTFLYHIFIINNIVNPLIYAFMDIEFRDNAVIFLKRMFNSCMK, from the coding sequence ATGAATAATAACACTATTCCAAATAATATAACTTTATCAGAATGGAACATGGAAATAACGACCAGCCTATTGCCAAATATCATCATACTTTCCGTTTATCTTGTTCTTGGTATTTGTGGAAACGTCTTTGTGTTGATGGTGTATGCATTTCAAATGAAGAAGGTATCAGATGAAAGACATTTCATTCCAATTTTAGCTTTCTTTGACATGATAGCAACATTATATCTTGGAGTTCATTATATTGTTCAGTGTTTTTATCAGACGACATTTTCAAACAACATTCTGTGCAAGACActtgtgttttttgttgcaaATACTACCTATTACTcagttttcatattatttattattgcaattcaGAGATACATGAAACTTTGTATGCTTCAAAAACCATCTATGTCGATTTTGATGAGAAGAACTGCATTGTTTCTGGCCATTCTCTTATCCGCTCTGTTCGCTTTACCGTTACCATTTATATACGGCACCATTAAATACCAAAGCACTGACTATGGTATCTCAGGAATGAGGTGTGGAAGATTAAAAGAAGGAAGTGGTGTCATCATGACTTTATATTCGATTGGATTTGGTATGTACGTCTTCGTCTTAGTAACAACACTTATCGTCATTTAcagcaaaattctaaaaactgtGTTTCGTAACTTAAAGGAACACAAAAGTGACACCACTGGTTCTACGAAAGAAATCGAAAAGACAGATGGAGATGGAAGTCGTCCTGATATTGGTTGTAAAGAAATAGAGGTGAGCATTATATCTGCAAAAGCAGCAAAACAGGCAATGATTCCCGAAACTTCGACAGATTCTGTCGGACAGCACGTCAGTAGAAGCCCTGTAGCAAATACTGTGGAATCAGCTCTATCCGGGAAACGAAGAACACGAAATGAAATAACTCGCAAAATcacaattatgttttttatcattACGACAGTATTTGTACTTTGTTATATACCAAAGGTTACAATTCTGTGTCTTGAAGGAATCTACGATGGGTTTTGGGAAAATCTGTCCTCCTCGCTAAGACCTGCTGTGACGTTCCTGTATCATATCTTCATTATCAATAATATAGTAAACCCTTTGATTTACGCTTTTATGGACATCGAGTTTCGTGATAATGCAGTAATCTTTTTGAAACGCATGTTTAATTCGTGtatgaaatga
- the LOC134722795 gene encoding cholecystokinin receptor type A-like: MDTNIILNNITLSEWNEEITNSLVPNIIFLSIYIALGTIGNVFVLLVYAFQMKEASEERYFIPILAFFDMIATIYLGVYYIFLSFNQTIFSNNVLCKTLVFFAGNTTYTSVFILFIIAIQRYMKVCRPQKQPMSISVKITALLLAFLMSVICALPLPFVFGTIPFHNIDYGISGMRCGRLKDGNPFLRTVYSVVAGLFVFVIVTSLIVIYGRIINTVFRRLQVNKKDLRSNEKRSETTDIDENNPVADGFKGIEMIKITDKTIKHPKTLQTKTNLTGHNMESAATKKRRTTNRRLTYKLTVMFFIITTVFLLSYIPKVVLLFLEGINEDFWEKLSASQRPAVTFLYHIFILHNIVNPIVYAFFYIEFRQDAKKVE, from the exons ATGGATACCAATATTATCCTCAATAATATTACATTATCGGAATGGAACGAAGAAATTACTAACAGCCTAGTGCCGAACATTATCTTTCTCTCCATTTATATTGCCCTTGGTACAATTGGAAACGTCTTTGTATTATTGGTTTATGCATTCCAGATGAAGGAAGCATCAGAAGAAAGATATTTCATACCAATTTTAGCCTTCTTTGATATGATAGCAACTATATATCTTGgagtttattatatttttctgagtTTCAATCAGACGATATTTTCAAACAACGTTTTATGCAAGACACTCGTGTTTTTTGCAGGAAATACCACATATACCTCGGTCTTTATATTGTTCATTATTGCAATTCAAAGATATATGAAGGTATGTAGGCCACAGAAACAACCCATGTCGATTTCTGTGAAAATAACAGCATTGTTACTGGCATTTTTAATGTCCGTGATTTGCGCTTTACCATTACCATTCGTATTTGGTACTATTCCTTTCCACAACATTGACTATGGAATCTCCGGAATGAGATGTGGAAGGTTGAAAGATGGGAATCCTTTCCTCAGGACTGTATACTCAGTTGTAGCTGGTTTGTTCGTCTTTGTAATAGTAACATCTCTTATTGTTATTTACGGTAGAATAATAAACACAGTGTTTCGTCGATTACAAGTTAATAAAAAAGACCTACGGAGTAATGAGAAAAGAAGCGAAACAACTGATATAGACGAAAACAATCCAGTCGCTGATGGTTTTAAaggtatagaaatgataaagataacagacaaaacaataaaacatccCAAAACActacaaactaaaacaaatcTTACAGGACATAATATGGAATCAGctgcaacaaaaaaaagaagaacaaCAAATCGTCGATTGACCTATAAACTTACAGTAATGTTCTTTATTATAACTACAGTATTTTTACTTAGTTATATTCCGAAGGTGGTATTACTATTCCTTGAAGGAATCAATGAAGATTTTTGGGAAAAACTATCAGCTTCGCAAAGACCTGCTGTGACGTTCCTATACCATATCTTCATTCTTCATAATATAGTAAACCCTATAGTTTAcgcttttttttatatcgagTTTCGCCAAGATGCAAAAaa ggtTGAATGA